In Acidobacteriota bacterium, the following proteins share a genomic window:
- a CDS encoding 3-isopropylmalate dehydratase small subunit, with product MAIEGTAHVYIRDHINTDEIIPARYLNTSDEPTLARHAMEDIDPAFTGRVQKGDIIVAGENFGCGSSREHAVWALRGAGVSAVIASSFSRIFYRNAINNGFLIIECPEASAVNPNDWLWIDPAAGIIRNQTQGTEYRFVPLSKFAQDLLAAGGLLPYVVARKSRAEEIGLGARG from the coding sequence ATGGCAATCGAAGGCACTGCTCACGTTTACATTCGCGATCACATCAACACCGACGAGATCATTCCGGCGCGGTATTTAAACACCAGCGACGAACCAACCCTGGCCCGCCACGCAATGGAAGACATTGATCCGGCGTTTACAGGCCGGGTGCAAAAAGGTGACATCATTGTGGCTGGAGAAAATTTCGGCTGTGGTTCCTCGCGTGAACACGCAGTGTGGGCGCTGCGTGGTGCTGGAGTTTCAGCCGTGATTGCCTCCAGTTTTTCACGGATTTTTTATCGCAACGCCATTAACAATGGTTTTCTGATTATCGAATGCCCCGAAGCTAGCGCCGTCAATCCCAATGACTGGCTGTGGATTGATCCGGCAGCCGGTATCATTCGCAATCAAACCCAGGGGACGGAGTACCGGTTTGTGCCGCTTTCGAAATTTGCCCAGGATCTGCTGGCGGCTGGTGGATTGTTGCCCTACGTCGTCGCTCGGAAGTCTCGGGCTGAAGAAATCGGGCTTGGGGCTCGGGGCTGA